In the genome of Microbacterium saperdae, one region contains:
- a CDS encoding SDR family NAD(P)-dependent oxidoreductase: MLLLTGAAGGIGRAIAHRLMQDPSAALILVDRDEAGLRDLDDRLGGSSRVRLEAVDITDEEAVSALFARAAAEWGGVDVLINNAAYAYDESLLDTDPARWDEQIAVVLRSVYLCSRAALPHMRGRGGGVIVSMSSVNAHQYFGNEAYSAAKAAVESLTRSMAVRYGPDGVRAVALGIGTVITSGAWQRRQEQDPQIIERMSGWYPLRRLGTPDDVAALVEFVASDAASWITGTTLMIDGGLQAGNARLADDVLGFPQESALRERATGDRG, from the coding sequence GTGCTCCTTCTCACCGGGGCTGCCGGAGGGATCGGTCGCGCGATCGCACATCGGCTCATGCAGGATCCGAGCGCCGCACTGATCCTCGTCGACCGCGACGAGGCCGGACTCCGCGATCTCGACGACCGACTCGGAGGATCGTCTCGGGTGCGTCTCGAGGCCGTGGACATCACCGACGAGGAGGCCGTCTCCGCATTGTTCGCGCGCGCCGCCGCCGAGTGGGGCGGAGTCGACGTGCTCATCAACAACGCGGCCTACGCCTACGACGAGAGCCTTCTCGACACCGACCCCGCCCGCTGGGACGAGCAGATCGCCGTGGTGCTGCGCTCGGTCTACCTGTGCTCGCGTGCCGCGCTCCCGCACATGCGGGGTCGGGGCGGCGGTGTCATCGTCTCGATGTCGTCGGTGAACGCCCATCAGTACTTCGGGAATGAGGCATACAGTGCGGCGAAGGCAGCCGTCGAATCGCTGACGCGAAGCATGGCGGTGCGCTACGGGCCCGACGGCGTGCGGGCGGTCGCGCTCGGTATCGGAACCGTGATCACGTCCGGTGCATGGCAGCGTCGCCAGGAACAGGATCCGCAGATCATCGAGCGGATGAGCGGGTGGTACCCGCTGAGGCGGTTGGGCACGCCGGACGATGTCGCGGCTCTCGTCGAGTTCGTCGCCTCCGACGCCGCGAGTTGGATCACCGGCACCACGCTCATGATCGATGGCGGGCTGCAAGCGGGAAACGCGCGGCTGGCCGACGATGTGCTCGGATTCCCGCAGGAGTCCGCCCTTCGCGAGCGCGCGACCGGGGATCGAGGGTGA
- a CDS encoding PIG-L deacetylase family protein, whose amino-acid sequence MRILAIGAQPGDVEHACAGVLARYASGGHAVTIAVATTGATAALSGTADEAGRIRREETEAACAVIGADLIWLGNEDEFLTEDKPTRMSVIDAIRSVGPDVLLVPSELEDHPDRRAAARLGSDARIPAAMPLLGSHHGPVDIPTTFVMDTRGGRRFEPHGFADISDTIDLKQTMVECHVTQRTWAKAILGVDTAEDMLRLARMRGHQAGVRHAEAFQLVLGPPATEGWALLPSTRGDDT is encoded by the coding sequence GTGAGGATCCTCGCGATCGGCGCGCAGCCGGGAGACGTCGAGCACGCGTGTGCGGGGGTGCTGGCGCGGTATGCGTCTGGCGGGCATGCCGTGACGATCGCCGTGGCGACGACCGGGGCCACCGCGGCCCTGAGCGGTACCGCTGACGAAGCCGGGCGGATCCGGCGGGAAGAGACCGAGGCAGCATGCGCCGTGATCGGTGCGGACTTGATCTGGCTGGGGAACGAGGATGAGTTCCTGACGGAGGACAAGCCGACTCGGATGAGCGTCATCGACGCCATCCGCTCCGTCGGGCCGGACGTGCTGCTCGTTCCCAGCGAGCTCGAGGACCACCCCGATCGACGTGCCGCCGCGCGCCTCGGCAGTGACGCCCGCATCCCTGCGGCGATGCCACTGCTCGGGAGTCATCACGGGCCCGTCGACATCCCGACGACGTTCGTGATGGACACACGAGGAGGTCGACGGTTCGAACCGCACGGATTCGCCGACATCAGCGACACCATCGATCTCAAACAGACGATGGTGGAGTGCCATGTCACACAGCGCACATGGGCGAAGGCGATACTCGGCGTAGACACCGCTGAGGACATGTTGCGTCTCGCGCGCATGAGGGGCCATCAAGCGGGCGTCCGTCATGCCGAGGCCTTCCAGCTCGTGCTCGGACCACCGGCCACCGAGGGATGGGCGCTGCTCCCGTCGACACGAGGAGACGACACATGA
- a CDS encoding PIG-L deacetylase family protein: MTTPSRVLAIGAHPDDVDFLCGGTLALYAEGGAKITIAVATRGDIGAPSGTRDEIAHIRRGEAQASADVIGADLIWMGEDDEFLFSDRASRLAMIDVIRHARPDVMFILDEDDYNPDHRAAGTLARDSRVPATVPLIQTRNPALDRAPTTFVMDTYGSHRFEPEGYVDISPVMTVKERMLMQHASQVHWMGSVFGTDVLDPVRAQAGFRGAQAGTHDAEGFRLLRDYPHTGGWELLPRGRRRQVHG, encoded by the coding sequence ATGACCACGCCTTCACGCGTCCTCGCGATCGGCGCACACCCCGACGATGTCGACTTCCTGTGCGGAGGGACATTGGCTCTGTACGCGGAGGGGGGTGCGAAGATCACGATCGCGGTCGCGACCCGCGGCGACATCGGCGCGCCGAGCGGCACTCGCGATGAGATCGCGCACATCCGCCGGGGCGAGGCGCAGGCATCCGCTGATGTGATCGGAGCCGACCTCATCTGGATGGGGGAGGACGATGAATTCCTCTTCAGCGATCGTGCCTCCCGCCTGGCGATGATCGATGTGATCCGTCACGCACGACCCGACGTGATGTTCATCCTCGATGAGGACGACTACAACCCGGATCATCGCGCTGCCGGCACGCTCGCCAGGGACTCGCGTGTCCCCGCGACCGTTCCGCTCATCCAGACGCGGAACCCGGCGCTCGACCGGGCGCCGACGACGTTCGTGATGGATACCTACGGCAGCCATCGCTTCGAGCCGGAGGGGTACGTGGACATCAGTCCGGTCATGACCGTGAAGGAGCGGATGCTCATGCAGCACGCGAGTCAGGTGCACTGGATGGGCTCGGTCTTCGGCACGGATGTTCTCGATCCCGTGCGTGCTCAAGCGGGCTTCCGCGGTGCGCAGGCGGGCACGCATGACGCCGAGGGCTTCCGGTTGCTGAGGGACTATCCGCACACGGGTGGGTGGGAGCTCCTGCCCCGAGGGCGACGGCGGCAGGTCCATGGCTGA
- a CDS encoding SDR family NAD(P)-dependent oxidoreductase — protein MAEGVEYRDLAGRHLLVTGGGSGIGLACVQALLGQGCAVSLFDRDPSAARRWAQEQQLSGRLLITAGDVRDTDALDAWVSRAESAFGVPQGLVVSAGIEPESDAAVHVLDEEVWEHTLAVNAGGMFRSVKHGVKALLDGGGGSVVLMGSPTGSYGMELGHHAYSASKGAVVGLGRVMANEYAPASVRVNIVWPGLIETPMNGFLQTDERRTERERAAIPLGTIGRPEHVAAMVLFLLSDQSAYCTGGVFVVDGGLTAV, from the coding sequence ATGGCTGAGGGCGTCGAGTATCGCGATCTCGCGGGCCGACATCTGCTGGTGACGGGCGGGGGAAGCGGCATCGGCCTCGCCTGCGTCCAGGCGCTGCTGGGGCAGGGGTGCGCGGTGTCGCTCTTCGACCGAGACCCCTCCGCGGCCCGGCGGTGGGCGCAGGAACAGCAACTCTCGGGACGGTTGCTGATCACGGCCGGCGACGTGCGTGACACGGACGCCCTCGACGCGTGGGTGAGCCGTGCCGAATCGGCGTTCGGCGTGCCGCAGGGACTGGTCGTCTCGGCGGGAATCGAACCGGAATCGGATGCCGCGGTCCACGTCCTCGACGAGGAAGTGTGGGAGCACACGCTCGCGGTCAATGCGGGCGGGATGTTCCGCAGTGTCAAGCACGGTGTGAAGGCGCTTCTCGACGGCGGCGGCGGAAGCGTGGTCCTGATGGGATCTCCCACCGGCAGCTATGGCATGGAGCTCGGACACCACGCCTACAGCGCGAGCAAGGGTGCGGTCGTCGGCCTCGGCCGGGTGATGGCCAATGAATACGCGCCGGCGAGCGTCCGTGTCAACATCGTGTGGCCCGGGCTGATCGAGACGCCGATGAACGGCTTTCTTCAGACAGATGAGCGGCGGACGGAACGTGAGCGTGCGGCGATCCCGCTGGGGACGATCGGACGACCGGAGCACGTGGCGGCGATGGTGCTCTTCCTGCTGAGCGATCAGTCCGCCTACTGCACCGGCGGTGTCTTCGTCGTCGACGGTGGGCTCACCGCGGTATGA
- a CDS encoding threonine/serine exporter family protein, whose protein sequence is MSPKSPRRLLASLRRIVHSDPSAVALTEVMPVIDEGMVPKVLDLSTRIGESMFAVGASAHEVTLAITRVCDAYGLRGVQVDVTYNSITVSFHLSGEVWPETLVRVVRVAAPDHAKLQRVQALVSDIRGGLDLESARTAFRVIRRVPFRYQQPVVVVARAMLAVGVSILLGASPLIVGLTFVAALAAALTQAGLARLRVPLFFSQIAGGFVTTVVAVAVSALGAAGIEPFVGIRPSIIVASGIVLMLAGLTVVGAAQDAIDGFALTAGGRILDLTMQTLGVVIGILVGLELGTVLGFTMELPDDPAPFGPLPSVFAGAIIIAVAVAVFNGAGIRIILVSALLSAITIAGYTLATTLNVHPAAASAIGALLASFVGVLIAHNLHVPSVAVTTAAIVPLVPGVAVFQGLLEMVHTDGSASDVVGAGSSLIYAAVIGVGLASGASLGLYLGTPVRATLGSVTKTRARVRR, encoded by the coding sequence ATGTCCCCGAAGTCCCCGCGGCGACTGCTCGCCTCCCTCCGCCGGATCGTGCACAGCGACCCCTCGGCCGTGGCGCTCACCGAAGTGATGCCCGTGATCGACGAGGGCATGGTGCCCAAGGTCCTCGACCTCTCGACCCGCATCGGCGAGTCCATGTTCGCCGTCGGCGCCTCGGCGCACGAGGTCACCCTCGCCATCACGCGCGTGTGCGATGCCTACGGACTCCGGGGCGTACAGGTCGACGTGACGTACAACTCGATCACGGTCTCCTTCCACCTCAGTGGTGAGGTGTGGCCCGAGACCCTGGTGCGCGTGGTGCGCGTGGCGGCGCCGGATCACGCCAAGCTGCAGCGCGTGCAGGCGCTCGTGTCGGATATCCGCGGCGGTCTGGATCTGGAGTCCGCCCGCACGGCGTTCCGCGTGATCCGGAGGGTTCCGTTCCGCTACCAGCAGCCGGTCGTCGTGGTCGCGCGCGCCATGCTCGCGGTCGGGGTGAGCATCCTGCTCGGCGCCTCGCCGCTCATCGTGGGTCTGACCTTCGTCGCGGCCCTCGCCGCCGCACTCACCCAGGCCGGGCTCGCCCGCCTGCGCGTTCCGCTGTTCTTCAGCCAGATCGCGGGAGGGTTCGTCACCACCGTGGTGGCTGTGGCGGTCTCCGCGCTCGGCGCCGCCGGGATCGAGCCGTTCGTGGGCATCCGTCCCTCGATCATCGTCGCCTCGGGCATCGTGCTGATGCTCGCGGGCCTCACGGTGGTCGGCGCGGCACAGGACGCCATCGACGGCTTCGCCCTGACCGCCGGAGGACGCATCCTCGACCTCACGATGCAGACCCTGGGCGTGGTGATCGGCATCCTGGTCGGGCTCGAGCTCGGCACCGTGCTCGGCTTCACGATGGAACTGCCGGACGACCCCGCCCCGTTCGGTCCCCTGCCGAGCGTGTTCGCCGGCGCGATCATCATCGCGGTCGCCGTGGCCGTGTTCAACGGCGCCGGCATCCGGATCATCCTGGTGAGCGCCCTGCTGAGCGCCATCACGATCGCCGGCTACACGCTCGCGACCACCCTGAACGTGCACCCGGCCGCGGCGAGCGCGATCGGCGCCCTGCTCGCGAGCTTCGTCGGAGTGCTGATCGCGCACAACCTGCACGTGCCGTCTGTGGCCGTCACGACCGCGGCGATCGTGCCCCTGGTCCCCGGTGTCGCGGTGTTCCAGGGCTTGCTCGAGATGGTGCACACCGACGGTTCCGCCTCGGATGTCGTCGGGGCCGGCAGCTCGCTCATCTACGCCGCGGTGATCGGTGTCGGACTAGCCTCCGGTGCATCACTGGGCCTCTACCTCGGCACCCCCGTGCGCGCGACGCTCGGGAGCGTCACGAAGACCCGCGCCCGCGTGCGGCGCTGA
- a CDS encoding helix-turn-helix transcriptional regulator, which translates to MVTTVTSQAARVRTSEQARILAEQSDRHAVTLESLLAVLRSTRLGDQAARQTAIDVAAGALVELRTASDVRENDFLEPVVGAFERLKTDLRPLVRFGQLDVQFVEPPANGRALPGAVALSARAIVRNAVLAFADADDARRVRIQWDCDGLNLLIGIRDDGRGDLHAHDDALRRIAEQVSANDGTFRVASTPGWGSDLTIALPLDPPSASTHSVEEDVDLSDREREILRHLSTGARNAEIAAALRVSPHTVKFHVSKLLRKTGARNRAELAALAR; encoded by the coding sequence ATGGTCACCACCGTCACCTCTCAGGCCGCTCGCGTGCGCACCTCGGAGCAGGCCCGCATCCTCGCCGAGCAATCGGACCGGCACGCGGTCACGCTCGAGTCCCTTCTCGCCGTGCTGCGCTCGACCCGCCTCGGCGATCAGGCCGCACGACAGACCGCGATCGACGTGGCGGCCGGCGCGCTGGTCGAGCTGCGCACGGCGTCGGATGTGCGCGAGAACGACTTCCTCGAACCGGTCGTCGGCGCGTTCGAGCGCTTGAAGACCGACCTGCGTCCGCTCGTGCGGTTCGGTCAGCTCGACGTGCAGTTCGTGGAGCCGCCGGCGAACGGACGCGCACTCCCCGGCGCGGTCGCGCTGTCGGCGCGGGCCATCGTGCGCAACGCCGTGCTGGCCTTCGCGGATGCCGATGACGCGCGCCGTGTGCGCATCCAGTGGGATTGCGACGGCCTCAACCTGTTGATCGGGATCCGGGATGACGGCCGCGGCGACCTGCACGCCCATGACGACGCCCTGCGGCGGATCGCGGAACAGGTCAGCGCGAACGACGGCACGTTCCGCGTGGCCTCCACCCCCGGCTGGGGCAGCGACCTGACCATCGCCCTGCCGCTGGATCCGCCCTCGGCTTCCACCCACTCGGTCGAGGAGGACGTGGACCTGAGCGACCGGGAGCGCGAGATCCTCCGCCACCTGAGCACCGGTGCGCGCAACGCCGAGATCGCCGCCGCGCTGCGCGTGAGCCCCCACACCGTGAAGTTCCACGTGTCGAAGCTGCTGCGCAAGACCGGCGCCCGCAACCGCGCCGAGCTCGCCGCCCTCGCGCGCTAG
- the hxlB gene encoding 6-phospho-3-hexuloisomerase, with translation MSSAALPVVDALHTVQSEVDAALRSLAETDAAAIAALADAVHDADRVFLLGAGRSGIALRMTAMRLMHLGLTVFVVGDTTTPAIERGDLLLTASGSGTTTGIVRAAAVAHELGAAVATITTAPASPVAALSSVIVTVPAAGKLDRSGTASAQYAGGLFEQTVVLLGDALFHTLWQRSGLSADELWPRHSNLE, from the coding sequence ATGAGCTCTGCCGCACTCCCCGTCGTCGACGCGCTCCACACCGTGCAGAGCGAGGTGGATGCCGCATTGCGATCTCTCGCCGAGACGGATGCCGCCGCCATCGCCGCACTCGCGGATGCCGTGCATGACGCCGATCGGGTGTTCCTCCTGGGCGCCGGACGGTCCGGCATCGCGCTGCGGATGACCGCGATGCGACTCATGCACCTGGGCCTCACCGTGTTCGTCGTCGGCGACACCACGACGCCCGCGATCGAGCGCGGCGACCTGCTGCTCACCGCGTCCGGCTCGGGCACGACCACCGGCATCGTCCGCGCGGCTGCCGTTGCGCACGAGCTCGGAGCCGCCGTCGCGACGATCACCACCGCTCCCGCATCCCCGGTCGCCGCGCTGTCGTCGGTGATCGTGACGGTGCCCGCGGCGGGCAAGCTCGATCGCTCCGGCACGGCATCGGCCCAGTACGCCGGCGGCCTCTTCGAGCAGACCGTCGTGCTGCTCGGCGACGCCCTGTTCCATACGCTCTGGCAGCGCAGCGGCCTCTCCGCCGACGAGCTGTGGCCCCGACACTCGAACCTCGAATGA
- the hxlA gene encoding 3-hexulose-6-phosphate synthase: MKIQFAIDTLTTAAALDLAAAAAAHVDILELGTPLIKSEGLSVVTAMKAAHPDKVVFADLKTMDAGELEAEIAFAAGADLVTVLGSADDSTITGAVKAATKHGKGIVVDLIGVADKAARAKEVVALGAEFVEMHAGLDEQAKEGYSLDGLLEAGRAAGVPFSVAGGVNASSIAAVQASGAQIAVAGGAIYGASDVGAAAAGLRAALV, encoded by the coding sequence ATGAAGATCCAGTTCGCCATCGACACCCTCACCACCGCTGCGGCGCTCGACCTCGCCGCCGCCGCGGCCGCGCACGTCGACATCCTCGAACTCGGCACCCCGCTCATCAAGAGCGAGGGCCTGTCCGTCGTGACCGCGATGAAGGCGGCTCACCCGGACAAGGTCGTGTTCGCCGACCTGAAGACCATGGATGCCGGTGAGCTCGAGGCCGAGATCGCCTTCGCCGCGGGCGCGGACCTCGTCACGGTGCTGGGCTCGGCCGACGACAGCACCATCACCGGTGCCGTGAAGGCGGCGACCAAGCACGGCAAGGGCATCGTCGTCGACCTGATCGGCGTGGCCGACAAGGCGGCACGCGCGAAGGAGGTCGTCGCCCTCGGCGCCGAGTTCGTCGAGATGCACGCCGGCCTCGATGAGCAGGCCAAGGAGGGTTACTCGCTCGACGGTCTGCTCGAGGCCGGTCGCGCCGCGGGCGTGCCGTTCTCTGTCGCCGGAGGCGTCAACGCCTCGTCGATCGCCGCCGTGCAGGCGTCGGGCGCGCAGATCGCCGTCGCCGGTGGTGCCATCTACGGAGCGTCGGATGTCGGCGCTGCAGCGGCCGGTCTGCGGGCGGCGCTCGTCTGA
- a CDS encoding Pr6Pr family membrane protein, which produces MTSRLTAIVFRLVFAVLSLTAVFAQFFAVTVTNGYSIPNFFCYFTNLSNLMISIVFIVSAIRLIRNRSSSPTDTAVRGGVVVYIVFVGAVFNAILVDGDIGPVLPWVNVVVHIIVPIAGVVDWIAWPPQRRLPFRVTLWWMIWPAAYAIFSVVRGAIDGFYPYPFFNPAVSGGYGGVALWCAALVAMFFALATLVRWVGNLRFRSLSAKAGPAPQRV; this is translated from the coding sequence ATGACCTCCCGCCTCACGGCCATCGTCTTCCGACTCGTGTTCGCCGTGCTCTCGCTGACCGCCGTGTTCGCGCAGTTCTTCGCGGTGACCGTGACCAACGGATACAGCATCCCGAACTTCTTCTGCTACTTCACGAACCTGTCGAATCTCATGATCTCGATCGTCTTCATCGTGAGCGCGATCCGCCTGATCCGGAACAGGTCCTCCTCCCCCACCGACACCGCGGTCCGCGGCGGCGTGGTCGTGTACATCGTCTTCGTCGGCGCGGTGTTCAACGCCATCCTGGTCGACGGCGACATCGGCCCCGTCCTCCCCTGGGTCAATGTGGTCGTGCACATCATCGTCCCCATCGCCGGCGTGGTGGACTGGATCGCCTGGCCCCCGCAGCGCCGACTGCCGTTCCGCGTGACGCTGTGGTGGATGATCTGGCCCGCGGCGTATGCGATCTTCTCGGTGGTACGCGGTGCGATCGACGGCTTCTATCCCTACCCGTTCTTCAACCCGGCGGTCTCCGGCGGCTACGGCGGAGTCGCACTCTGGTGCGCGGCGCTCGTCGCGATGTTCTTCGCCCTCGCCACCCTCGTGCGGTGGGTGGGCAACCTGAGGTTCCGGTCGCTGTCGGCGAAGGCCGGACCAGCGCCGCAGCGGGTATGA